In Eretmochelys imbricata isolate rEreImb1 chromosome 14, rEreImb1.hap1, whole genome shotgun sequence, a genomic segment contains:
- the LOC144274193 gene encoding histone-lysine N-methyltransferase EHMT2-like, with the protein MVTTGSGSKGLPGHASKTLPSSPSKAGGGPSRAKMSLTGTSKSPPSVQSLAMRLLSLPGARLPPEGGPAGEPQPTAPPDPKPKVHRARKTMAKPSNGQVPEKRVSEMLHFRVSDDLRSIEEPEPAKRPKLDYGTDLIHKRLPSSLHRSSPRASTEITVTEEMAAPPSDSRPLGDPSGARGVGGALEEWETEVGEDFSLFYDSYSVDEHGDSDSKSEADRVGEQMSEEEEEEEEEEEEEEEEDEEDDESGTMSDRSASSTKRKAKKRWKNDSPWVKPSRKRKRKEARPKDGRGVNGVSAAGQSEYTEVPLGCLELPGEGALSPNNAGVSNETSSLETERFEELPLCSCRMEAPKIERLSEAARSHCMATESADGELSGCSCSVLKRETMRPSSRVPLMVLCESHRARMVKHQCCPGCGHFCTASNRLDKGRPRHSSSRVVVLLLVVLTPPPPHPRFISTRPRELRRRMALP; encoded by the exons GCCACGCCAGCAAGACGCTCCCCTCCTCGCCCAGCAAGGCCGGGGGGGGGCCGAGCCGCGCCAAGATGTCCCTGACGGGCACCAGCAAGTCGCCCCCGTCGGTGCAGAGCCTGGCCATGCGGCTGCTCAGCCTGCCTGGTGCCCGCCTGCCCCCGGAGGGGGGGCCCGCGGGGGAGCCCCAGCCCACCGCCCCCCCGGACCCCAAGCCCAAGGTCCACCGGGCCCGCAAGACCATGGCCAAGCCCAGCAATGGACAG GTCCCCGAAAAGCGAGTCTCCGAGATGCTGCATTTCCGAGTCTCTGACGACCTGCGGAGCATCGAGGAGCCAG agccggCCAAGCGGCCGAAGCTGGACTACGGGACGGATTTGATTCACAAGCGGCTCCCGTCCTCGCTGCACAGATCCAGCCCGCGGGCCAGCACCGAG ATCACGGTGACGGAGGAAATGGCGGCTCCGCCCAGCGATTCCCGCCCCCTGGGGGACCCCTCGGGGgcccggggtgtggggggggcccTGGAGGAGTGGGAGACCGAGGTGGGCGAGGACTTCAGCCTTTTCTACGACAGCTATTCCGTGGATGAGCACGGTGACTCGGACAGCAag TCGGAGGCAGACAGGGTGGGGGAACAAATGagcgaggaagaggaggaggaagaggaagaggaggaagaggaagaggaagaggacgAAGAAGACGACGAATCCGGGACCATGTCGGACAGG agcgcaTCTAGCACCAAGCGCAAGGCCAAGAAGCGCTGGAAAAATGACAGCCCCTGGGTCAAACCGTCCCGAAAACGCAAAAGGAAGGAGGCTCGGCCCAAGGATGGACGAG GTGTCAACGGGGTCTCCGCGGCCGGGCAGAGCGAGTACACGGAGGTGCCGCTGGGGTGCCTGGAGCTGCCGGGTGAGGGGGCGCTGTCCCCCAACAATGCAG GCGTGTCCAACGAGACGAGCTCGCTGGAGACCGAGCGCTTCGAGgagctgcccctctgctcctgccgcATGGAGGCCCCCAAGATCGAGCGGCTCAGCGAGGCCGCACGCAGCCACTGCATGGCCACGGAGAGCGCTGACGGGGag CTGAGCGGCTGCAGCTGCAGTGTGCTGAAGCGGGAGACCATGCGCCCGTCCAGCCGGGTGCCCCTCATGGTTCTGTGCGAGTCCCATCGTGCCCGGATGGTGAAACACCAGTGCTGCCCCGGCTGCGGGCACTTCTGCACGGCC TCGAACAGACTCGATAAGGGGCGTCCTCGACACTCCTCGTCCCGCGTCGTCGTCCTTCTTTTGGTGGTTTTaacgcctcccccaccccacccccgtttCATTTCCACGCGACCCCGAGAGCTGAGGAGGAGGATGGCCCTGCCCTGA